One genomic segment of Catalinimonas alkaloidigena includes these proteins:
- a CDS encoding DUF72 domain-containing protein — protein MSIHIGTSGWSYNHWENVLYPPDTPPYERLSYYLQHFQSVELNSSYYRWPKVNTFKSWRKRLPEGFLMTVKAPRGLTHAKKLYGPEKWLQTIQAGWHGLLEKRGIFLVQLSPLMAYDYDRLAFFLDKLPWWMRTAVELRHPSWHREEVFQLLEQHQVAYCIMSGAYLPCILKTTAPFVYVRLHGPDHHHLYGGSYSDQDLSWWADRIREWQYQGKEVFVYFNNDGGGNAVRNAWKLKALL, from the coding sequence ATATAGGCACTTCGGGCTGGAGTTACAATCATTGGGAAAATGTGTTATATCCCCCCGATACACCTCCTTATGAGCGTTTATCCTACTATTTACAGCACTTCCAGTCGGTGGAACTCAACAGTAGCTACTATCGCTGGCCTAAAGTAAACACCTTCAAAAGCTGGAGGAAAAGGTTACCGGAAGGCTTTCTGATGACTGTAAAAGCTCCCCGGGGGCTTACTCACGCTAAAAAGTTATACGGACCGGAAAAATGGCTGCAAACCATACAGGCAGGCTGGCATGGACTTTTGGAAAAGCGAGGAATTTTTTTAGTTCAACTTTCTCCGCTGATGGCATATGATTACGACCGACTGGCCTTTTTTCTGGACAAGCTACCCTGGTGGATGCGTACTGCCGTGGAATTACGCCATCCCAGCTGGCACAGAGAAGAAGTGTTTCAATTGCTGGAACAGCATCAGGTAGCTTACTGCATCATGAGTGGGGCTTATCTGCCCTGCATCCTCAAGACTACCGCACCCTTTGTGTATGTACGTTTGCATGGCCCGGACCATCATCATCTGTACGGAGGCTCCTACTCAGATCAGGATTTGAGCTGGTGGGCTGACCGCATCAGGGAGTGGCAGTACCAGGGCAAAGAAGTATTTGTCTACTTTAATAATGATGGCGGAGGCAATGCAGTAAGGAATGCCTGGAAGCTCAAAGCACTGTTATAA
- a CDS encoding CPBP family intramembrane glutamic endopeptidase, whose protein sequence is MPDDLALLNKAQVRSIKEKISQKGVETPELLEDLLDHFCVAIEEEMKGGGSFDSAFAHVFDSLQEDELKTTEMKTQELLEDKKIFYPDFRQSLGLMIMIVGLVILWSVGVMIVLGVLTAVGIIEGGGEAHRNLFMEQYYPLIITLSNLLVFGAVIAYAIREIRQTQISAPVFSFRAVPAYVYGIGVLIAVLSQFWLDPVAMISILPEEAMADHMEKIKNASPVLMILAACVNIILFELLFRGIILKGLLMTTTPLKAILWSSFFCACVGFQLPLFFFLISLIQGWVYWKTRSLYPTILLFITGTIFSYGASLLIGNPAESNFSWWQYVGHNLAIYLPLVIGSFLLTLGLFYYLHKRLSVVTSSSER, encoded by the coding sequence ATGCCTGACGATCTAGCGTTGCTCAATAAAGCACAGGTAAGAAGCATCAAAGAAAAGATCAGTCAGAAAGGGGTGGAAACTCCTGAGCTACTAGAAGATCTACTGGATCATTTTTGTGTGGCTATTGAAGAAGAGATGAAAGGAGGAGGGAGCTTTGATTCCGCTTTTGCACATGTATTTGATAGTCTGCAGGAAGATGAACTAAAAACTACCGAGATGAAAACACAAGAACTTCTGGAAGACAAAAAAATCTTTTATCCTGATTTCAGACAAAGCTTAGGTTTGATGATCATGATAGTAGGATTAGTAATATTGTGGAGTGTAGGTGTCATGATCGTATTGGGTGTGTTGACCGCTGTTGGTATTATTGAAGGAGGAGGTGAAGCACATCGTAACCTGTTTATGGAGCAATACTATCCATTGATAATCACCCTAAGTAATTTGCTTGTATTCGGAGCTGTAATTGCATACGCTATCAGAGAAATCAGGCAAACACAAATCAGCGCTCCAGTCTTTTCTTTCCGCGCTGTACCGGCTTATGTGTATGGAATAGGGGTATTGATTGCTGTTTTAAGTCAGTTTTGGCTAGACCCTGTCGCTATGATCTCTATTCTTCCGGAGGAAGCTATGGCAGATCATATGGAAAAGATCAAAAATGCCAGTCCTGTGCTGATGATTTTAGCTGCCTGTGTCAATATAATCCTCTTTGAATTACTGTTCAGAGGGATTATTCTGAAAGGTTTACTGATGACCACCACTCCGCTCAAAGCCATCCTCTGGAGCAGTTTTTTTTGTGCATGTGTAGGCTTTCAGTTACCCCTATTTTTCTTTTTGATCAGTCTGATACAGGGCTGGGTTTATTGGAAAACCCGCTCATTGTATCCCACTATACTACTGTTTATTACAGGAACGATTTTCAGTTATGGAGCTTCACTATTAATAGGCAATCCTGCAGAAAGTAATTTTAGCTGGTGGCAATATGTTGGGCATAACCTGGCGATCTACCTTCCTTTGGTCATAGGCTCATTTCTGCTGACTTTGGGTTTATTTTACTATCTGCACAAAAGATTGAGCGTGGTAACTTCTTCATCAGAGAGATGA
- a CDS encoding response regulator transcription factor yields MELQRLLIWICFFFCLGLTVGGVLVFFRQKEKENLPTVRFLQYYLIMMYAFAYYVMWSDVFIRLLFPMEDKAFISKISNFLTLISTPFLLIGLIMLIVWGLRLLKKKSIPLIIMGSMLAVLLIVLPFLLDQHFDVLQHTEQLFALLIIAVVLFSMLQLVFFPIHYFKTRLKILLILILLLSAIVQLPLIFNLLNQAVWELGYIFLFFLVNTGLGVYFVYVGDFPGPKRERQKAISFEDFVEKYGITAREEEVILEIYKGKTNREIADCLFVTVQTIKDHTHRIYQKTEVRNRNQLATLLRGFENT; encoded by the coding sequence ATGGAACTTCAGCGACTGCTGATCTGGATCTGTTTTTTCTTCTGCCTTGGCCTTACCGTAGGAGGAGTGCTGGTATTCTTTCGGCAGAAGGAAAAAGAAAACCTTCCGACAGTTCGCTTCCTGCAGTATTACCTGATCATGATGTATGCTTTTGCTTACTATGTCATGTGGAGTGATGTATTTATCCGCCTGCTGTTTCCCATGGAAGACAAGGCCTTTATCTCTAAAATCTCTAATTTTTTAACGCTCATCAGCACCCCTTTTCTGCTGATTGGTTTGATTATGCTGATCGTATGGGGACTGCGGCTGCTGAAAAAGAAATCCATACCCCTGATCATAATGGGTAGTATGCTGGCAGTGCTGCTGATCGTTTTGCCTTTTCTCTTAGACCAGCACTTTGATGTGTTGCAGCATACGGAGCAATTGTTTGCCCTCTTGATAATAGCAGTAGTGTTATTTTCAATGCTTCAGTTAGTATTTTTCCCGATCCATTATTTTAAAACCAGACTTAAAATTCTGCTGATCCTTATTCTTCTTTTATCGGCCATTGTCCAACTGCCATTAATTTTCAATTTATTAAATCAGGCTGTATGGGAGCTGGGCTATATTTTTCTTTTCTTTCTGGTAAACACAGGTCTGGGAGTATACTTTGTTTATGTAGGAGATTTTCCCGGACCAAAAAGAGAGCGTCAAAAAGCGATTTCTTTTGAGGATTTTGTGGAAAAATACGGGATCACCGCCCGCGAGGAAGAGGTTATTCTTGAGATCTACAAAGGCAAAACCAATCGTGAAATCGCTGATTGCCTGTTTGTCACCGTGCAAACCATTAAAGACCACACCCACCGCATTTATCAGAAAACGGAGGTAAGAAACAGAAATCAACTGGCTACATTGCTGCGGGGCTTTGAAAATACATAA
- a CDS encoding PadR family transcriptional regulator: MYSQELIKGTVTPLILKLLSDNKRMYGYQITQSIKEATEGKVMLTLAAIYPVLHKLKASGELTTEKENVGKRVRIYYSLTEQGNETAREKLKEFADYLTTMKSLLDLKPGLQKCLTI; encoded by the coding sequence ATGTATTCACAAGAACTGATCAAAGGTACTGTTACGCCCCTCATTTTAAAATTATTATCCGACAACAAGCGCATGTACGGATACCAGATTACGCAATCCATCAAAGAAGCTACCGAAGGGAAAGTGATGCTGACTTTAGCAGCCATCTATCCGGTATTGCACAAGCTCAAAGCCAGTGGTGAACTGACCACTGAAAAAGAAAACGTTGGAAAGCGGGTACGTATCTACTATTCGCTGACTGAGCAGGGAAATGAGACAGCCCGGGAAAAGCTCAAAGAATTTGCGGATTATCTGACAACTATGAAATCACTGCTGGATCTCAAACCCGGATTACAAAAATGCCTGACGATCTAG